One Triticum dicoccoides isolate Atlit2015 ecotype Zavitan chromosome 5B, WEW_v2.0, whole genome shotgun sequence genomic window carries:
- the LOC119306013 gene encoding MDIS1-interacting receptor like kinase 2-like: MANSAAPPPLAGRLVLSSALLLLLLLLSIRQAQGRATPGGPSLRAQAAALLHWRSSVKYSVKHQLGTWRDDGMYPCNWTGITCGSRRGTTVKVIRGISLGGAGIAGRLDALSFHSLPYLVNLNLSNNYRLSGAIPSGIGSLSILSTLDFSGDQLDGNIPPSICNLGRLTHMDFSNNNLTGQIPPALGNLSRLAFLSLLGNSLSGSIPWQLGQLGDMRQMHLGWNIFSGQIPSTLANLTNLNFLGLSANRLSGSIPEELGQVQTLQKLYLHNNSLNGTIPSSLGNLTMLRFLYIYMNQHTGSIPVELGMLSSLIELDLSENHLTGSVPSSVAGNLTSLVYFSLSGNNITGSIPHEFGNLVNLETLDFAVNFIVGSAPSSIGNMSSLTRMYISSNNLSGRLPAEFGNLAKLEKLDSSENHLSGSIPQSFGKFARMTEMRLYTNHLSGTLPSSLSNLTSLVLIDLGGNQLTGHLPNFCRSKRLKIFDVMDNNLDGPLPKGLKDCTSLTSLGLDNNQIEGDITESFGVYPHLNDISLYSNRFVGRLSPNWGSCQNLTSIDFTHNMIEGSIPSELGELKNLGWLGLSFNRFNSEIPQEIGRLSNLYWMDLRNNQLSGQIPKQIGQLRNLENLDFSSNFLCGTIPKEIGNCLRLQSLNMNNNSLNGSIPGSLVNLTSLQSMLGLSMNSLSGPLPSELNRLEMLMSANFSHNQFSGAIPVSIASMQSLSIFDLSYNFLEGSVPKGIHNASAEWFLHNKGLCGDLVGMAPCNLPNADHTREHQKIVLSVILSMFAATISVATCIIFIFICRTKVSSKTDDVSKRDVFSVWGFDGRIVFQDIINATDNFDEKHCIGEGSYGSVYKAELQDGQVVAVKKLYAGDEEAHDEERFQHEIEMLTKIRQRSIVKLYGYCTHPQCRFLLCEFIERGNVASILSNEELAIQFNWERRIALPPIIHRDITSRNILLDADYKAFVSDFGIARMLKPDSSNWSALAGTYGYIAPECSYTSLVTEKCDVNSFGVVVLEVLMGKHPGDMQNFLSSLGDQLHLEQILDKQLPQPEAEEAKDLRRCIFVAFECLTPSPKERPTMQKAYRDLSI; this comes from the exons ATGGCGAACTCCGCGGCGCCACCGCCGCTGGCGGGTCGCCTGGTCCTCTCGTCTgccctgctcctgctgctgcttctCCTTAGTATCAGGCAAGCCCAGGGCCGCGCCACGCCCGGAGGCCCTTCGCTGAGGGCTCAAGCCGCGGCGCTTCTCCACTGGAGATCATCCGTCAAGTACTCCGTGAAGCACCAGCTGGGAACCTGGAGAGACGACGGCATGTACCCGTGCAACTGGACCGGCATCACTTGCGGGTCACGAAGAGGGACCACGGTGAAGGTTATCAGAGGAATTTCCCTTGGCGGTGCCGGCATTGCAGGGCGGCTGGACGCCCTGAGTTTCCACTCACTCCCTTACCTCGTCAACCTCAACCTCAGCAACAACTACCgtctctctggtgccatcccttCTGGCATCGGCTCTCTTTCCATACTTTCCACCCTCGACTTCTCCGGTGATCAGCTTGACGGCAACATACCTCCGTCGATCTGCAACCTTGGGAGGCTCACGCACATGGATTTCTCCAACAACAATCTCACCGGCCAAATCCCTCCTGCCTTGGGTAATCTCTCAAGACTTGCTTTTCTTTCTCTACTTGGGAATAGCCTCTCAGGTAGCATTCCATGGCAGCTCGGACAGCTTGGGGACATGAGGCAGATGCATTTGGGCTGGAATATCTTTTCTGGCCAAATACCTTCCACCCTCGCAAACCTGACGAACCTCAACTTTCTTGGCCTTTCTGCTAATCGTCTGTCAGGATCCATACCTGAAGAGCTAGGACAAGTCCAAACTCTGCAAAAACTATACTTGCACAACAATAGCCTGAATGGCACAATTCCATCCTCACTTGGAAACCTCACGATGCTCAGGTTCCTGTATATATATATGAACCAGCACACTGGCTCGATCCCGGTAGAGCTTGGGATGCTCTCGAGCTTGATTGAGTTGGATTTGTCAGAGAACCATTTGACCGGCTCAGTTCCTTCTAGTGTTGCTGGAAATCTTACTTCATTAGTTTATTTTTCTCTTTCGGGCAACAATATAACTGGATCCATCCCACATGAGTTTGGAAATCTTGTGAATTTGGAAACACTTGATTTCGCAGTCAATTTCATAGTTGGGTCGGCGCCGTCAAGCATTGGGAACATGTCTTCACTCACCCGGATGTACATTTCTAGCAATAATCTCTCTGGTCGATTGCCGGCCGAGTTTGGAAATTTGGCAAAGTTGGAAAAACTTGATTCCTCCGAAAACCATTTGTCTGGCTCAATCCCTCAAAGTTTTGGAAAATTTGCACGCATGACAGAAATGCGACTATACACGAATCACCTCTCTGGCACTTTGCCGTCATCTCTCTCCAACCTTACCAGCTTGGTCCTCATTGACCTAGGTGGCAACCAGCTGACGGGACACTTGCCAAATTTTTGCCGAAGTAAAAGACTAAAGATTTTTGATGTTATGGATAACAATCTGGATGGTCCCCTCCCAAAAGGCTTGAAGGATTGCACTTCACTAACATCCCTTGGACTTGATAATAATCAGATTGAGGGAGACATAACTGAATCATTTGGGGTGTATCCTCATCTCAATGACATTAGTTTATATTCAAACAGATTTGTAGGCCGGCTCTCGCCAAATTGGGGCTCATGTCAGAACTTAACAAGTATTGATTTTACACATAACATGATAGAAGGCAGTATACCTTCTGAGCTTGGGGAGCTAAAAAATCTTGGATGGCTCGGGCTCAGTTTCAATAGGTTCAATAGTGAGATACCACAAGAAATTGGCAGGTTAAGTAACTtgtattggatggatttaagaaacaATCAACTATCTGGCCAGATCCCTAAGCAAATTGGGCAACTTCGCAATCTCGAGAACCTTGATTTCTCAAGCAACTTTTTATGTGGTACAATACCAAAGGAGATCGGAAATTGTTTGAGACTGCAGTCATTAAATATGAATAACAACAGTCTTAATGGAAGTATTCCTGGTAGTTTGGTTAATTTAACTTCCCTGCAAAGCATGCTTGGTCTTAGCATGAACAGTCTCAGTGGACCACTGCCATCGGAACTTAACAGACTAGAGATGTTGATGTCTGCAAATTTCTCACACAATCAATTCAGTGGTGCCATCCCTGTATCGATTGCGAGCATGCAAAGCCTATCAATATTTGATCTGTCATACAACTTCCTAGAAGGATCTGTTCCAAAAGGGATCCACAATGCATCAGCTGAATGGTTTCTCCACAACAAAGGTCTTTGTGGAGACCTTGTTGGCATGGCTCCTTGCAATTTACCCAATGCGGATCATACACGAGAGCATCAAAAGATTGTACTATCAGTCATTCTTTCTATGTTCGCCGCTACTATTTCAGTAGCAACATGTataattttcatatttatttgccgCACGAAGGTATCATCAAAAACTGATGATGTGAGCAAAAGGGATGTATTCTCTGTATGGGGCTTTGATGGTAGAATAGTATTTCAGGATATTATCAATGCAACCGACAATTTTGATGAGAAACATTGTATTGGAGAGGGGTCGTACGGTAGTGTTTATAAGGCAGAACttcaagatggacaagtggttgcaGTAAAGAAACTCTATGCAGGCGACGAAGAGGCACATGATGAAGAAAGATTCCAGCATGAGATTGAAATGTTAACAAAAATCCGCCAACGCAGCATCGTCAAGTTGTATGGCTATTGTACTCATCCACAGTGCAGGTTCCTTCTATGCGAGTTCATAGAGAGAGGAAATGTAGCTTCTATCTTGAGCAACGAAGAACTAGCAATCCAGTTCAACTGGGAAAGGAGAATAGCTCTA CCACCCATAATTCACAGGGACATCACAAGCAGAAACATCTTACTAGATGCTGACTACAAAGCATTTGTCTCGGATTTTGGTATTGCAAGAATGTTAAAACCCGATTCATCGAATTGGAGCGCACTAGCGGGGACCTATGGCTACATTGCACCTG AATGTTCATACACTTCTCTAGTCACAGAGAAATGTGATGTGAATAGCTTTGGTGTTGTGGTGCTTGAGGTGTTGATGGGCAAACATCCAGGAGACATGCAAAATTTTCTTTCTTCACTTGGTGACCAGTTGCATCTGGAACAAATTTTGGACAAACAACTTCCACAACCTGAAGCTGAGGAGGCAAAAGACTTGAGACGGTGTATCTTTGTGGCGTTTGAGTGCCTAACTCCTTCACCCAAAGAAAGGCCAACTATGCAGAAAGCTTATCGAGATCTTTCCATCTGA